A part of Melittangium boletus DSM 14713 genomic DNA contains:
- a CDS encoding response regulator, whose translation MARILIVDDEVHVVGALRRLLRREGFSIEVALGGEEAIEKLATFPADVVISDFRMRGMNGLELLGQVLRIAPTTVRVLISGHADLSSGGPQAGIISHFISKPWDDDRLIADVRALLGAQGTPT comes from the coding sequence ATGGCCAGGATTCTCATCGTCGATGACGAAGTACATGTGGTCGGTGCTCTCCGCCGGTTGTTGCGGCGTGAGGGCTTCTCCATCGAGGTCGCGCTCGGGGGAGAGGAGGCCATCGAGAAGCTCGCGACCTTCCCGGCGGATGTCGTCATCTCCGACTTCCGCATGCGGGGGATGAACGGCCTGGAGCTGCTCGGCCAGGTGCTGCGCATCGCGCCCACGACCGTGCGCGTCCTCATTTCCGGGCACGCCGACCTGTCCTCCGGCGGCCCCCAGGCGGGCATCATCTCCCACTTCATCAGCAAGCCCTGGGATGATGATCGCCTCATCGCCGATGTCCGGGCCCTGCTGGGCGCCCAGGGCACGCCGACCTGA
- a CDS encoding YchJ family protein has translation MPPAPLCPCSSGLRYRACCGRYHSGAAEAPDAEALMRSRYSAFALREVEYLWRTLHPEHPDRARPKDDFLREVRAQASALKYPRLQVLDRQLADVGGTAVVLFHAHVFEKGRDRSFVERSEFQHDGTGWRYLRGESRAPRELPAPPETLTLATFPRPG, from the coding sequence ATGCCCCCTGCCCCCCTCTGTCCCTGCTCCTCGGGCCTGCGCTACCGCGCGTGCTGTGGCCGCTACCACTCCGGCGCCGCGGAGGCCCCCGACGCCGAGGCCCTCATGCGCTCGCGCTACAGCGCCTTCGCCCTGCGCGAGGTGGAATACCTCTGGCGCACCCTGCACCCGGAGCACCCGGACCGCGCGCGCCCCAAGGACGACTTCCTGCGCGAGGTGCGCGCCCAGGCCAGCGCCCTCAAGTACCCGCGCCTCCAGGTGTTGGATCGCCAGCTCGCGGACGTGGGGGGCACGGCGGTGGTGCTCTTCCACGCGCACGTTTTCGAGAAGGGCCGGGATCGCTCCTTCGTGGAGCGCTCGGAGTTCCAGCACGATGGCACCGGCTGGCGCTACCTGCGCGGCGAGTCCCGTGCGCCCCGGGAACTCCCCGCGCCCCCCGAGACCCTGACCCTGGCCACCTTTCCCAGGCCGGGGTGA
- a CDS encoding undecaprenyl-diphosphate phosphatase, with protein sequence MSLLQAIVLGLVQGLTEFLPISSTAHLRIVPELFGWPDPGAAYSAVIQLGTVAAVLLYFRKDLVVLSRAFFEGLLKRAPMATAESRLAWFVLVGTLPIGVCGLAFKKTIETSLRSLYVISASLIVLAIILFIVERLASHKRTLADMGWRDGIVVGLWQALALIPGASRSGTTITGALSLGLRREDAARYSFLLSIPATSLAGLFELKHLLEATERPSTAALVVGTLVAFGSGWAAIAWLLSYLRRRSTIVFVFYRVGLGLLLLVLLRAGVLHPQSGLENTDTPSHPLQTPVERQVME encoded by the coding sequence ATGAGTCTTCTCCAAGCCATCGTTCTCGGGCTCGTCCAGGGGCTGACCGAGTTCCTCCCCATCAGCTCCACCGCGCACCTGCGCATCGTCCCCGAACTGTTCGGCTGGCCGGATCCCGGCGCGGCCTACTCGGCCGTCATCCAGTTGGGCACCGTGGCCGCGGTCCTCCTCTATTTCCGCAAGGACCTGGTGGTCCTCTCCCGGGCCTTCTTCGAGGGGTTGCTCAAGCGCGCCCCCATGGCCACCGCCGAGTCGCGCCTGGCCTGGTTCGTGCTCGTGGGCACGCTGCCCATCGGCGTGTGCGGCCTGGCCTTCAAGAAGACCATCGAGACGTCGCTGCGCTCGCTCTACGTCATCTCCGCCAGCCTCATCGTCCTGGCCATCATCCTCTTCATCGTCGAGCGGCTCGCGTCCCACAAGCGCACCCTGGCCGACATGGGCTGGCGCGATGGCATCGTCGTGGGGTTGTGGCAGGCGCTCGCGCTCATTCCCGGCGCCTCGCGCTCGGGCACCACCATCACGGGCGCGCTGTCCCTGGGGCTGCGGCGCGAGGACGCGGCGCGCTACTCCTTCCTGCTGTCCATTCCCGCCACGTCGCTCGCGGGCCTCTTCGAGCTCAAGCACCTGCTGGAGGCCACCGAGCGGCCCTCCACCGCGGCGCTCGTGGTGGGCACGCTGGTGGCCTTCGGCTCGGGTTGGGCCGCCATCGCGTGGCTGCTCAGCTATCTGCGCAGGCGCTCCACGATCGTCTTCGTCTTCTACCGGGTGGGCCTGGGCCTGCTGCTGCTGGTGTTGCTGCGGGCGGGGGTGCTCCATCCCCAGTCGGGCCTCGAGAACACGGACACCCCGAGCCACCCTCTCCAGACGCCCGTGGAGAGGCAAGTGATGGAGTAG
- a CDS encoding CoA pyrophosphatase, producing the protein MHPLFDALETHLATRPSRDVNLPGIVLREAAVLVPLLLRDERPHVLFTKRPSTLRHHAGQYSFPGGSRDPEDPTPLQTALRETREELGIDVSGVRVLGSLDEVPTVGGSGFRIRPFVGVVPQGVEYKPNPDEVEYIIEVPLAHLMDPSFHRTEPRNSRGMVYEVDFYTWETHVIWGATGRILRDLVLLASALSPP; encoded by the coding sequence ATGCATCCGCTCTTCGACGCGCTCGAGACCCATCTGGCCACGCGGCCTTCCCGGGACGTGAACCTGCCGGGGATCGTGTTGCGCGAGGCGGCGGTGCTGGTGCCCCTGTTGCTGCGGGATGAGCGGCCGCACGTGCTCTTCACCAAGCGGCCCTCCACGCTGCGCCATCACGCGGGGCAGTACTCCTTTCCCGGGGGCTCCCGCGATCCCGAGGACCCGACACCCCTGCAGACCGCGCTGCGCGAGACGCGCGAGGAGCTGGGCATCGACGTGTCGGGCGTCCGGGTGCTCGGCTCCCTGGATGAGGTGCCCACCGTGGGGGGCTCCGGCTTCCGCATCCGCCCCTTCGTGGGAGTCGTCCCCCAGGGGGTGGAGTACAAGCCCAACCCGGACGAGGTGGAATACATCATCGAGGTGCCCCTGGCGCACCTGATGGACCCCTCCTTCCACCGGACCGAGCCGCGCAACTCGCGGGGCATGGTGTACGAGGTGGATTTCTATACCTGGGAGACGCACGTCATCTGGGGCGCCACGGGCCGCATCCTGCGCGACCTGGTGCTCCTGGCCTCCGCCCTGTCCCCGCCTTGA
- a CDS encoding Do family serine endopeptidase, which translates to MKLARLYVLLRVVLLPALLGPVTGMSEPRSPEATSSIANLVEGVKDSVVNVDVQARAAGSEDFFEKFFGMPGGGSGGSGLGEPDPHERIRQGEGSGFIIDPNGLILTNNHVVENAISIRIRLNDGRQFDARVLGRDPLTDLALLKLQGDVKNLPVARLGDSDAVRVGDTVVAIGNPFGLTSSVSAGILSARARDIQSGPYDNFLQTDAAINPGNSGGPLFNVRGEVIGINTAIVGGGSGIGFAVPSNMARALLPQLEKGQIHRGWLGVAVQDLTPELAQALHVPVTQGAIVTDVQPGTPSAAAGLKRDDILTAIDGQPIESSRGLTREIGFRQPQETLTLTVYRGGKAREVKAKLGERPDLEGTTPAPPPEERSDTGHELGLSLREADPRLTPGVKGGALLVDVMPGSPAERAGLQPGMTITEAGGKPVRGPEALSQVIKAQKPGSVLLLRVQVGKSLLLRALPIPAKR; encoded by the coding sequence ATGAAGCTCGCCCGCCTGTATGTCCTATTGCGAGTCGTCCTGCTCCCGGCCCTTCTCGGGCCCGTCACCGGCATGTCCGAACCCCGCTCCCCGGAGGCGACGTCGTCCATCGCGAATCTGGTCGAAGGCGTGAAGGACTCCGTCGTCAACGTGGACGTCCAGGCCCGCGCGGCGGGCTCCGAGGACTTCTTCGAGAAGTTCTTCGGCATGCCAGGAGGGGGCTCGGGGGGCTCGGGGCTGGGAGAGCCCGATCCGCACGAGCGCATCCGCCAGGGCGAGGGCTCGGGCTTCATCATCGACCCCAACGGGCTCATCCTCACCAACAACCACGTGGTGGAGAACGCCATCTCCATCCGCATCCGCCTCAATGATGGCCGGCAATTCGATGCCCGGGTGCTCGGAAGGGATCCGCTCACGGACTTGGCGTTGCTCAAGCTCCAGGGGGATGTGAAGAACCTGCCCGTGGCGCGGCTCGGCGACTCGGACGCCGTGCGCGTGGGCGACACGGTGGTGGCCATCGGCAATCCGTTCGGCCTCACCTCCAGCGTCAGCGCCGGCATCCTCTCGGCCCGCGCGCGCGACATCCAGTCCGGTCCCTACGACAACTTCCTGCAGACGGATGCCGCCATCAATCCGGGCAACTCGGGAGGACCGCTCTTCAACGTCCGGGGCGAGGTCATCGGCATCAACACCGCCATCGTCGGCGGCGGCTCGGGCATTGGCTTCGCGGTGCCCTCCAACATGGCCCGGGCGCTCCTGCCCCAGCTGGAGAAGGGGCAGATCCACCGGGGCTGGCTCGGGGTGGCGGTGCAGGACCTGACGCCGGAATTGGCCCAGGCACTCCACGTGCCCGTGACCCAGGGGGCCATCGTCACCGACGTGCAGCCCGGCACGCCGTCCGCCGCCGCCGGATTGAAGCGGGATGACATCCTCACGGCCATCGACGGCCAACCCATCGAATCCTCGCGGGGGCTCACCCGGGAAATCGGCTTCCGCCAGCCCCAGGAGACCCTGACGCTCACCGTCTACCGCGGCGGCAAGGCGCGCGAGGTGAAGGCGAAGCTCGGCGAGCGTCCGGACCTCGAGGGCACCACCCCCGCGCCGCCTCCCGAGGAGCGCTCGGACACCGGCCACGAGCTGGGGCTGAGTCTGCGCGAGGCCGATCCCCGCCTCACGCCGGGGGTGAAGGGCGGGGCCCTGCTGGTGGACGTGATGCCGGGCTCACCCGCCGAGCGTGCCGGCCTGCAGCCCGGCATGACCATCACCGAGGCCGGGGGCAAGCCGGTGCGTGGACCGGAAGCGCTCTCCCAGGTGATCAAGGCCCAGAAGCCGGGCTCCGTGCTGCTGCTGCGCGTCCAGGTGGGCAAGAGCCTGTTGCTGCGCGCGCTGCCCATCCCCGCGAAGAGGTAG
- a CDS encoding M16 family metallopeptidase — MFPSPWPPGLLLLLLGASVSAAPALHVERLDNGLEVVVVERHDVPLVTVELAVRAGAQVEGPEDNGLSHLCEHLLALPDSSRELPWPPGVRYKAFTSVEVVDLHFTATPELLEGGLTVLRERLRSPGLSPEDVKRESAAVLKEMELVASRPDDALFRAKLGRLWWKHSSYKDQLGTRRAVSEATPERLQRLLGRYFVPNNSLLVISGDVGTGDALALVRRVFSGWKRQPEPFEAFPPVVHPPLPGREVVFVRRPVDKVSGGFDWHGPSAMGAGAELAPAARLLGALTSAGSSPFQRAVVGSGACVSARFGWYPQRNVGPLELSFEAAPERVDDCVRAVLAELGRWKTQGFSEEALGEGVRQLAIEQAYTRERPSSFARDISLGWSVADVPTYLSSLEDARRVRPEEMARLLDTYVLGQPHVFSVMVPEAEAWRRLDEAHFTRLLDEAVTR; from the coding sequence ATGTTCCCGAGCCCCTGGCCGCCTGGTCTGTTGCTCCTCTTGCTCGGCGCGTCCGTCTCCGCGGCGCCCGCGCTCCACGTCGAGCGGCTCGACAATGGCCTGGAGGTCGTCGTGGTGGAGCGCCACGACGTGCCCCTGGTGACGGTGGAGCTGGCGGTCCGCGCGGGCGCGCAGGTGGAAGGCCCGGAGGACAATGGCCTGTCGCATCTGTGCGAGCACCTGCTCGCGCTGCCTGATTCGAGCCGGGAGCTGCCGTGGCCTCCCGGCGTCCGTTACAAGGCATTCACCTCGGTGGAGGTGGTGGATCTGCACTTCACCGCGACGCCGGAGCTGCTGGAGGGCGGACTGACGGTCCTGCGCGAGCGCCTGCGCTCCCCGGGTCTCTCTCCCGAGGACGTGAAGCGCGAGTCCGCGGCGGTGTTGAAGGAGATGGAGCTGGTGGCATCCCGGCCCGACGACGCGCTCTTCCGCGCGAAGCTCGGGCGCCTGTGGTGGAAGCACTCCTCTTATAAGGATCAGCTCGGCACCCGGCGGGCGGTGTCGGAGGCCACGCCCGAACGGCTCCAGCGTCTGCTGGGCCGCTACTTCGTTCCCAACAACAGCCTGCTGGTGATCTCGGGGGACGTGGGAACGGGAGACGCGCTCGCCCTGGTGCGGCGCGTGTTCAGCGGCTGGAAGCGCCAGCCGGAGCCCTTCGAGGCCTTCCCCCCGGTGGTGCACCCTCCGTTGCCGGGGCGTGAGGTGGTGTTCGTCCGGCGGCCGGTGGACAAGGTATCGGGCGGGTTCGACTGGCACGGGCCCTCGGCGATGGGCGCGGGCGCGGAGCTGGCGCCGGCGGCGCGGTTGCTCGGCGCGCTCACCTCGGCCGGGTCGTCTCCCTTCCAGCGGGCGGTGGTGGGCTCGGGGGCGTGTGTCTCCGCGCGCTTCGGGTGGTACCCCCAACGCAACGTGGGTCCGCTCGAGCTCTCCTTCGAGGCCGCGCCCGAGCGCGTGGATGACTGCGTCCGGGCGGTGCTCGCCGAGCTGGGGCGATGGAAGACCCAGGGCTTCTCGGAGGAAGCGCTGGGCGAGGGCGTCCGTCAGCTGGCCATCGAACAGGCCTATACGCGCGAGCGGCCCTCGAGCTTCGCCCGGGACATCTCCTTGGGGTGGTCCGTGGCGGATGTCCCCACGTACCTGTCCTCCCTGGAGGACGCGCGCCGGGTGCGGCCGGAGGAGATGGCGCGCCTGTTGGACACGTACGTGCTCGGCCAGCCCCATGTATTCAGCGTGATGGTGCCGGAGGCGGAGGCATGGCGGCGGCTCGACGAAGCCCACTTCACCCGGTTGTTGGACGAGGCGGTGACCCGATGA